One stretch of Bombus terrestris chromosome 5, iyBomTerr1.2, whole genome shotgun sequence DNA includes these proteins:
- the LOC100646703 gene encoding proteasome activator complex subunit 4 isoform X1, producing MNKNLTDISIYKSIEDVQSQKFIYNKLLPYVDEVETEAQALLAEIKANLGRAVMFNEIWPGCYVWVNKLGHYINMYGFNFSKEDHILLIKLLYELVTVSEIPTASTFQCLVALLMLLKKKKFISPDEMELPWRPLYNMILRIIKAKENRPEMYNICHLYENTTESLIVYAKVYFPLSATQEILDELRPTLCLPDVITMSDSLQLLRWFLPVQLPPKYHSIGYQLWFEEFMKLWEICYNAPAWENKMMDLMAAVANYNIGYINWEPYIPLMFTRFIRCLKLPVSYNKIQRHHEIDANCITIWIVAVLGNGSSAQTYLDKFLKMIETYFHPANNGYWLSILKEILMKLSFYFISRLHKERYAEPTWETPIPEEYKLTDSHVDAFVKSMLPVTMASMFNKLSVNHASQALQYLATMRPNLVIPYVLDRVSSTLDSLTIESYKFIATLNCMEAIARPMAEGSKNVNTDYTYPEGPRHILPLLSLLLSSIDPNNPEKCFLAFRLISVYACFIPIVDTSKPITTINEEDKLDYETASGFEDFVLQFLDKIFSFIHHSSLELVRLENSAGGEKSKLEKVTETVLYNVCMILLMYINDAIFKKALDKLCTFITERTLEIKVAGQLAAGLCRVFAQVNGKETLRTLLPVLSQTILDITDESNDIIKEEHVDDRLLYAMLLLSATVTTTGNNLLPYMDTLTTVLDRVVILNSREGNNLACILLRSVLHSLSTMVPYHFTSTVEIKYWGQVLDIDSLDVKWYIPDKKEMAAINRIFLRYLIPETSKLKTYCKRLVTLRREELLNSLNIISTIIEGCESVLPIYEGKPIDLVKSSLKWQPFRPTLGMKHEILMPNGSNVKRYIGTLMSKLQGIILENTEGDTKSLFVLIKIWGYLLLGPASISSNIVNYRNIKRAHRMMKDMLVRKKGIMGSFVLLCAEIQHKTRLYLQFFNSTEAHKKIMLKLFRLATSRYSNVRCQAQRVLFRAFHHLTLSSRIIIPKLLDILRADPEADHDAYKGALNILIDSQETVIEHDWNKLRDLWTTLVLSKPCEKLSIIRLKEDVVKYICKQFTTIAITFEIPNTCLEIATALWKTNPQPTLSQPTEDEIVEGSKIAQAFNESNLASYNDLINDLLNALLEKNLHWRHRLMAIDFIRHLIHPELIYPPKVVRYFVGALIHDSLSERNIALRIVICMLQQQKREHPKITIDPPTSPEQNESSENQSVNFEGRQRSDNAWLQYNFETRPLTAEQWDEPRFIHKTYLGYYIWPKKIEMYAPTSQQPCLDPNVRKLTDHEKEIDLFFNDLQNIKKLIKFYSLETKKDNDKFSYYKYRLFKALFRNHGIVFLKNFLPHLHELVKDKQESSQRCAAEIIAGIIKGSKHWPFNMVCEMWDSLLPVIKLALINMTPETLEDWVTCFSTAQQCRDPNRQHWLLEHLMEEVFVSESESSFIESGRLLILQTTLTEQLWRVLELLQRLLKRVEDRLLANPFENVRERLSSVLVTVFTSLKTSNNQSVPQIQDFLNKIMPKLQPLVDENATKFNNDVKNLPAHVSIVKSNDLKEIGINEEEKERAIRLLKTICKWIVDMNRPWYGLPPELYQIFPIIYQMENCEIDIELKQSCTSALTIYAQAFTLPCNMPVALEAVEKMSRHVSWWTRSACLEFLQAWVLYNMCTFLSNPSWVNSVKDIVLRLLEDERVEVRKTAGELLSGLVHCMFIPELESLLDEFKKKANIKLCEKEAMNSNKEETKKNLKADALRIRHAAIIGMCAFVQAHPYDIPKYVPPIFEHLRAHMNDPQPIPMTIKETLDDFKRTHNGWRGVQEYMQHFTEEQLSILQDLIMPPSYYA from the exons ATGAACAAGAATCTCACAGATATTTCTATTTACAAAAGTATAGAAGATGTTCAATCTCagaaatttatatacaataagTTGTTGCCTTATGTAGATGAAGTAGAGACAGAAGCACAGGCTTTATTAGCCGAAATTAAAGCAAATTTAGGACGTGCTGTTATGTTTAATGAAATATGGCCAGGCTGCTATGTATGGGTTAATAAATTAGGCCA TTACATAAACATGTATGGATTTAACTTCAGCAAAGAAGATCATATCTTGCTTATAAAGTTATTATATGAACTGGTTACAGTTTCAGAAATACCTACAGCTTCTACATTTCAGTGTCTTGTTGCATTACTAATGTTATTAAA aaagaagaaatttatatctCCTGATGAAATGGAACTGCCATGGCGACCTCTTTATAATATGATTCTTCGTAtaataaaagcaaaagaaaatcgTCCTGAAATGTACAATATCTGTCATCTTTATGAGAATACAACAGAATCACTTATTGTATATGCAAAAGTTTATTTTCCT TTAAGCGCAACACAGGAGATATTAGATGAATTAAGACCAACTTTATGCCTCCCTGATGTCATAACAATGTCTGATAGTTTGCAACTATTACGGTGGTTTTTACCAGTACAATTGCCTCCAAAATACCATTCAATTGGATATCAACTATGGTTTGaagaatttatgaaattatggGAAATATGTTACAATGCACCAGCATGGGAAAATAAAATGATGGATTTAATGGCAGCAGTAGCTAATTATAACATTGGATACATTAATTGGGAACCTTATATACCATTGATGTTCACTAGATTTATACGGTGCTTAAAATTACCagtatcatataataaaatacaaagacaTCATGAAATAGATGCAAATTGTATAACAATATGGATAGTAGCAGTTCTg GGAAATGGTTCAAGTGCTCAAACATATCTTGATAAGTTTTTGAAAATGATAGAAACATATTTTCATCCTGCTAATAATGGTTACTGGTTGAGTATATTAAAAGAGATTCTTATGaagctttcattttattttatttcgcgttTGCACAA agAAAGGTATGCTGAGCCAACTTGGGAAACACCCATTCCCGAAGAGTATAAATTAACTGATAGTCATGTTGATGCATTTGTTAAAAGTATGTTACCAGTAACTATGGCAtcaatgtttaataaattaagTGTTAATCATGCGTCACAAGCTTTACAATATCTTGCTACTATGAGGCCCAATTTGGTTATCCCATATGTTTTGGATAGAGTGTCTTCTACATTGGATTCTCTTACAATAGAATCATATAAATTTATTGCTACATTGAATTGTATGGAAGCTATAGCTAGGCCAATGGCAGAAGGGTCTAAAAATGTAAATACAG ATTATACATACCCAGAAGGACCAAGACATATTTTACCATTACTTTCTCTGCTTCTATCTAGCATTGATCCAAATAATCCAGAAAAGTGCTTTTTAGCTTTCCGTCTTATCTCAGTTTATGCCTGTTTCATACCTATTGTGGATACTTCTAAACCAATCACAACAATAAATGAAGAAGATAAATTAGATTATGAAACAGCGTCTGGATTTGAAGAttttgttttacaatttttggacaagatattttctttcataCATCACAGTTCTCTAGAATTGGTTAGATTAGAAAATTCTGCTGGTGGCGAGAAAAGTAAATTAGAAAAGGTCACAGAAACCGTTCTGTATAATGTGTGCATGATCCTGCTAATGTATATTAATGATGCAATATTTAAAAAGGCTTTAGATAAATTATGCACATTTATAACTGAACGTACACTCGAAATTAAAGTTGCTGGGCAGTTGGCAGCTGGTTTGTGTCGAGTATTTGCCCAAGTTAATGGCAAGGAAACTTTGAGAACATTATTACCTGTACTTTCACAAACTATCTTAGATATCACGGACGAAAGTAATGATATTATTAAGGAAGAACATGTGGATGATCGTCTTTTATATGCAATGTTGCTTTTATCTGCAACTGTTACTACAACAGGGAACAATTTACTACCTTATATGGATACACTCACAACAGTTCTTGACCGTGTAGTGATTTTAAACTCTAGAGAAGGAAACAATTTAgcttgtatattattaagatcAGTCCTTCATTCATTATCAACTATGGTACCATATCACTTTACATCTACTGTTGAAATAAAGTACTGGGGTCAAGTTCTGGATATTGATAGCTTAGATGTCAAATGGTACATTCCTGATAAGAAAGAAATGGCTGCaataaatcgaatatttttaagaTATCTTATTCCTGAAACAAGTAAATTAAAGACATATTGTAAACGCTTGGTCACATTAAGGAG AGAAGAGTTACTGAATAGCTTAAATATTATAAGCACCATTATTGAAGGTTGTGAATCTGTTTTACCTATATATGAAGGAAAACCAATAGATTTAGTGAAATCGTCTTTAAAATGGCAACCTTTCAGGCCAACACTTGGTATGAAACATGAAATATTAATGCCTAATGGtagtaacgttaaacgttacattgGAACACTTATGAGTAAATTGCAaggtataattcttgaaaatacaGAGGGTGATACAAAAAGTTTATTTGTTTTGATAAAG ATTTGGGGCTATCTCTTATTAGGACCTGCATCTATTTCAagtaatattgtaaattatagaaatataaaaagagcACACAGAATGATGAAGGATATGTTAGTAAGAAAAAAGGGAATAATGGGATCCTTTGTATTGCTATGTGCAGAAATTCAACACAAAACTcgtttatatttacaattttttaattcaactgaagctcataaaaaaataatgttaaaattatttagattGGCTACTAGTAGGTACTCTAACGTGCGATGTCAAGCTCAACGCGTCCTCTTTCGGGCTTTCCATCATTTGACGTTGTCATCTAGAATCATTATTCCAAAATTACTTGATATATTGAGGGCGGATCCGGAAGCAGATCATGATGCGTATAAG GGAGctctgaatattttaattgattctCAAGAAACAGTTATCGAACATGATTGGAATAAATTGAGAGATTTATGGACAACTTTGGTACTTTCTAAACCATGTGAGAAATTATCTATAATTCGTTTGAAAGAAGATGttgtgaaatatatatgtaaacaatTTACAACGATCGCTATTACGTTTGAAATACCGAATACATGTTTGGAAATTGCAACAGCTTTATGGAAGACTAATCCTCAACCTACTTTATCTCAGCCCACAGAAGATGAAATTGTGGAAGGTTCAAAAATTGCACAAGCATTTAATGAAAGTAATTTGGCATCTtataatgatttaataaatgatctCTTAAATGCCCTTTTGGAAAAAAATTTACATTGGCGACATCGTTTAATGGCAATAGACTTTATTCGACATTTAATTCACCCAGAACTAATTTATCCACCAAAAGTAGTTCGTTACTTTGTAGGAGCATTAATACACGATTCATTAAGTGAAAGAAATATTGCTCTTCGTATAGTTATATGTATGCTGCAACAACAAAAAAGAGAACATCCAAAG ataACTATTGATCCACCAACATCGCcagaacaaaatgaatcgtCAGAAAATCAATCTGTGAACTTCGAAGGAAGGCAAAGATCAGACAATGCTTGGCTTCAATATAATTTCGAAACTCGGCCCTTGACTGCTGAGCAATGGGATGAACCCAGATTTATTCATAAGACATATCTAGGATATTACATATGgccaaaaaaaattgaaatgtatGCGCCGACATCTCAACAACCATGTCTAGATCCAAATGTACGAAAATTAACAGAtcatgaaaaagaaattgatcTCTTTTTTAACGATTTGCAAAATATCAAAAAACTCATAAAATTTTATAGTCTTGAAACAAAAAAGGACAATGACAAATTCagttattataaatatcgtcTTTTTAAAGCCCTTTTTCGTAATCATGGAATAGTATTCCTAAAAAATTTTTTGCCACATTTACATGAGTTAGTAAAGGATAAACAAGAAAGTAGTCAAAGGTGTGCAGCCGAGATTATTGCGGGAATCATTAAGGGTTCAAAACATTGGCCATTTAATATGGTTTGTGAAATGTGGGATTCTTTATTACCAGTCATAAAGCTTGCCTTAATTAATATGACACCAGAAACTCTTGAGGACTGGGTCACTTGTTTTTCCACAGCTCAACAATGTAGAGATCCAAATAGACAACATTGGTTACTGGAGCATTTGATGGAAGAAGTTTTTGTTAGTGAATCAGAATCGTCTTTTATTGAATCGGGACGATTGCTTATTTTACAAACAACTCTTACTGAACAACTATGGCGGGTTTTGGAATTACTACAACGTTTGTTGAAACGGGTAGAAGATAGATTATTAGCAAATCCATTTGAAAACGTGAGAGAACGGTTAAGTTCTGTTTTAGTAACGGTGTTCACAAGTTTAAAAACTTCAAACAATCAGTCGGTACCGCAAATACaagatttcttaaataaaataatgccAAAATTACAACCTCTTGTAGATGAAAATGCAACGAAATTCAACAATGATGTAAAAAATCTGCCTGCACATGTATCTATTGTTAAATCGAACGATCTAAAAGAAATAGGAATAaatgaagaagagaaagaaagagcgatTCGATTACTTAAGACAATTTGTAAATGGATTGTAGATATGAATCGTCCATGGTATGGTTTACCGCCAGAATTGTATCAAATATTTCCAATCATCTATCAAATGGAAAATTGCGAAATAGACATAGAATTGAAACAGTCGTGTACATCTGCTTTAACAATATATGCACAAGCATTCACATTGCCATGTAATATGCCAGTAGCTTTAGAAGCAGTAGAGAAAATGTCCAGGCATGTATCTTGGTGGACAAGATCTGCTTGTTTGGAATTCCTTCAAGCTTGGGTACTTTACAACATGTGTACATTTTTAAGTAATCCATCATGGGTTAATTCCGTTAAAgatatagttttacgtttattAGAAGATGAACGAGTTGAAGTAAGAAAAACTGCTGGTGAATTACTTAGCGGATTAGTGCATTGTATGTTTATACCCGAATTAGAATCTTTATTG gATGAATTTAAGAAAAAAGCAAACATTAAATTATGTGAAAAAGAAGCTATGAATAGTAataaggaagaaacaaaaaagaatctAAAAGCTGATGCTTTACGTATTCGTCATGCAGCTATAATAGGAATGTGTGCATTTGTACAAGCTCATCCATATGATATACCAAAATATGTTCCTCCAATTTTTGAACATCTTCGTGCTCATATGAATGATCCACAACCTATACCA ATGACAATTAAAGAGACTTTGGATGATTTTAAAAGAACTCATAATGGCTGGAGGGGTGTGCAGGAGTATATGCAACATTTCACAGAGGAACAGTTATCCATATTGCAAGATTTAATAATGCCACCATCCTATTATGCCTAA
- the LOC100646703 gene encoding proteasome activator complex subunit 4 isoform X2: MNIFSSYINMYGFNFSKEDHILLIKLLYELVTVSEIPTASTFQCLVALLMLLKKKKFISPDEMELPWRPLYNMILRIIKAKENRPEMYNICHLYENTTESLIVYAKVYFPLSATQEILDELRPTLCLPDVITMSDSLQLLRWFLPVQLPPKYHSIGYQLWFEEFMKLWEICYNAPAWENKMMDLMAAVANYNIGYINWEPYIPLMFTRFIRCLKLPVSYNKIQRHHEIDANCITIWIVAVLGNGSSAQTYLDKFLKMIETYFHPANNGYWLSILKEILMKLSFYFISRLHKERYAEPTWETPIPEEYKLTDSHVDAFVKSMLPVTMASMFNKLSVNHASQALQYLATMRPNLVIPYVLDRVSSTLDSLTIESYKFIATLNCMEAIARPMAEGSKNVNTDYTYPEGPRHILPLLSLLLSSIDPNNPEKCFLAFRLISVYACFIPIVDTSKPITTINEEDKLDYETASGFEDFVLQFLDKIFSFIHHSSLELVRLENSAGGEKSKLEKVTETVLYNVCMILLMYINDAIFKKALDKLCTFITERTLEIKVAGQLAAGLCRVFAQVNGKETLRTLLPVLSQTILDITDESNDIIKEEHVDDRLLYAMLLLSATVTTTGNNLLPYMDTLTTVLDRVVILNSREGNNLACILLRSVLHSLSTMVPYHFTSTVEIKYWGQVLDIDSLDVKWYIPDKKEMAAINRIFLRYLIPETSKLKTYCKRLVTLRREELLNSLNIISTIIEGCESVLPIYEGKPIDLVKSSLKWQPFRPTLGMKHEILMPNGSNVKRYIGTLMSKLQGIILENTEGDTKSLFVLIKIWGYLLLGPASISSNIVNYRNIKRAHRMMKDMLVRKKGIMGSFVLLCAEIQHKTRLYLQFFNSTEAHKKIMLKLFRLATSRYSNVRCQAQRVLFRAFHHLTLSSRIIIPKLLDILRADPEADHDAYKGALNILIDSQETVIEHDWNKLRDLWTTLVLSKPCEKLSIIRLKEDVVKYICKQFTTIAITFEIPNTCLEIATALWKTNPQPTLSQPTEDEIVEGSKIAQAFNESNLASYNDLINDLLNALLEKNLHWRHRLMAIDFIRHLIHPELIYPPKVVRYFVGALIHDSLSERNIALRIVICMLQQQKREHPKITIDPPTSPEQNESSENQSVNFEGRQRSDNAWLQYNFETRPLTAEQWDEPRFIHKTYLGYYIWPKKIEMYAPTSQQPCLDPNVRKLTDHEKEIDLFFNDLQNIKKLIKFYSLETKKDNDKFSYYKYRLFKALFRNHGIVFLKNFLPHLHELVKDKQESSQRCAAEIIAGIIKGSKHWPFNMVCEMWDSLLPVIKLALINMTPETLEDWVTCFSTAQQCRDPNRQHWLLEHLMEEVFVSESESSFIESGRLLILQTTLTEQLWRVLELLQRLLKRVEDRLLANPFENVRERLSSVLVTVFTSLKTSNNQSVPQIQDFLNKIMPKLQPLVDENATKFNNDVKNLPAHVSIVKSNDLKEIGINEEEKERAIRLLKTICKWIVDMNRPWYGLPPELYQIFPIIYQMENCEIDIELKQSCTSALTIYAQAFTLPCNMPVALEAVEKMSRHVSWWTRSACLEFLQAWVLYNMCTFLSNPSWVNSVKDIVLRLLEDERVEVRKTAGELLSGLVHCMFIPELESLLDEFKKKANIKLCEKEAMNSNKEETKKNLKADALRIRHAAIIGMCAFVQAHPYDIPKYVPPIFEHLRAHMNDPQPIPMTIKETLDDFKRTHNGWRGVQEYMQHFTEEQLSILQDLIMPPSYYA; encoded by the exons ATGAATATTTTTTCTAGTTACATAAACATGTATGGATTTAACTTCAGCAAAGAAGATCATATCTTGCTTATAAAGTTATTATATGAACTGGTTACAGTTTCAGAAATACCTACAGCTTCTACATTTCAGTGTCTTGTTGCATTACTAATGTTATTAAA aaagaagaaatttatatctCCTGATGAAATGGAACTGCCATGGCGACCTCTTTATAATATGATTCTTCGTAtaataaaagcaaaagaaaatcgTCCTGAAATGTACAATATCTGTCATCTTTATGAGAATACAACAGAATCACTTATTGTATATGCAAAAGTTTATTTTCCT TTAAGCGCAACACAGGAGATATTAGATGAATTAAGACCAACTTTATGCCTCCCTGATGTCATAACAATGTCTGATAGTTTGCAACTATTACGGTGGTTTTTACCAGTACAATTGCCTCCAAAATACCATTCAATTGGATATCAACTATGGTTTGaagaatttatgaaattatggGAAATATGTTACAATGCACCAGCATGGGAAAATAAAATGATGGATTTAATGGCAGCAGTAGCTAATTATAACATTGGATACATTAATTGGGAACCTTATATACCATTGATGTTCACTAGATTTATACGGTGCTTAAAATTACCagtatcatataataaaatacaaagacaTCATGAAATAGATGCAAATTGTATAACAATATGGATAGTAGCAGTTCTg GGAAATGGTTCAAGTGCTCAAACATATCTTGATAAGTTTTTGAAAATGATAGAAACATATTTTCATCCTGCTAATAATGGTTACTGGTTGAGTATATTAAAAGAGATTCTTATGaagctttcattttattttatttcgcgttTGCACAA agAAAGGTATGCTGAGCCAACTTGGGAAACACCCATTCCCGAAGAGTATAAATTAACTGATAGTCATGTTGATGCATTTGTTAAAAGTATGTTACCAGTAACTATGGCAtcaatgtttaataaattaagTGTTAATCATGCGTCACAAGCTTTACAATATCTTGCTACTATGAGGCCCAATTTGGTTATCCCATATGTTTTGGATAGAGTGTCTTCTACATTGGATTCTCTTACAATAGAATCATATAAATTTATTGCTACATTGAATTGTATGGAAGCTATAGCTAGGCCAATGGCAGAAGGGTCTAAAAATGTAAATACAG ATTATACATACCCAGAAGGACCAAGACATATTTTACCATTACTTTCTCTGCTTCTATCTAGCATTGATCCAAATAATCCAGAAAAGTGCTTTTTAGCTTTCCGTCTTATCTCAGTTTATGCCTGTTTCATACCTATTGTGGATACTTCTAAACCAATCACAACAATAAATGAAGAAGATAAATTAGATTATGAAACAGCGTCTGGATTTGAAGAttttgttttacaatttttggacaagatattttctttcataCATCACAGTTCTCTAGAATTGGTTAGATTAGAAAATTCTGCTGGTGGCGAGAAAAGTAAATTAGAAAAGGTCACAGAAACCGTTCTGTATAATGTGTGCATGATCCTGCTAATGTATATTAATGATGCAATATTTAAAAAGGCTTTAGATAAATTATGCACATTTATAACTGAACGTACACTCGAAATTAAAGTTGCTGGGCAGTTGGCAGCTGGTTTGTGTCGAGTATTTGCCCAAGTTAATGGCAAGGAAACTTTGAGAACATTATTACCTGTACTTTCACAAACTATCTTAGATATCACGGACGAAAGTAATGATATTATTAAGGAAGAACATGTGGATGATCGTCTTTTATATGCAATGTTGCTTTTATCTGCAACTGTTACTACAACAGGGAACAATTTACTACCTTATATGGATACACTCACAACAGTTCTTGACCGTGTAGTGATTTTAAACTCTAGAGAAGGAAACAATTTAgcttgtatattattaagatcAGTCCTTCATTCATTATCAACTATGGTACCATATCACTTTACATCTACTGTTGAAATAAAGTACTGGGGTCAAGTTCTGGATATTGATAGCTTAGATGTCAAATGGTACATTCCTGATAAGAAAGAAATGGCTGCaataaatcgaatatttttaagaTATCTTATTCCTGAAACAAGTAAATTAAAGACATATTGTAAACGCTTGGTCACATTAAGGAG AGAAGAGTTACTGAATAGCTTAAATATTATAAGCACCATTATTGAAGGTTGTGAATCTGTTTTACCTATATATGAAGGAAAACCAATAGATTTAGTGAAATCGTCTTTAAAATGGCAACCTTTCAGGCCAACACTTGGTATGAAACATGAAATATTAATGCCTAATGGtagtaacgttaaacgttacattgGAACACTTATGAGTAAATTGCAaggtataattcttgaaaatacaGAGGGTGATACAAAAAGTTTATTTGTTTTGATAAAG ATTTGGGGCTATCTCTTATTAGGACCTGCATCTATTTCAagtaatattgtaaattatagaaatataaaaagagcACACAGAATGATGAAGGATATGTTAGTAAGAAAAAAGGGAATAATGGGATCCTTTGTATTGCTATGTGCAGAAATTCAACACAAAACTcgtttatatttacaattttttaattcaactgaagctcataaaaaaataatgttaaaattatttagattGGCTACTAGTAGGTACTCTAACGTGCGATGTCAAGCTCAACGCGTCCTCTTTCGGGCTTTCCATCATTTGACGTTGTCATCTAGAATCATTATTCCAAAATTACTTGATATATTGAGGGCGGATCCGGAAGCAGATCATGATGCGTATAAG GGAGctctgaatattttaattgattctCAAGAAACAGTTATCGAACATGATTGGAATAAATTGAGAGATTTATGGACAACTTTGGTACTTTCTAAACCATGTGAGAAATTATCTATAATTCGTTTGAAAGAAGATGttgtgaaatatatatgtaaacaatTTACAACGATCGCTATTACGTTTGAAATACCGAATACATGTTTGGAAATTGCAACAGCTTTATGGAAGACTAATCCTCAACCTACTTTATCTCAGCCCACAGAAGATGAAATTGTGGAAGGTTCAAAAATTGCACAAGCATTTAATGAAAGTAATTTGGCATCTtataatgatttaataaatgatctCTTAAATGCCCTTTTGGAAAAAAATTTACATTGGCGACATCGTTTAATGGCAATAGACTTTATTCGACATTTAATTCACCCAGAACTAATTTATCCACCAAAAGTAGTTCGTTACTTTGTAGGAGCATTAATACACGATTCATTAAGTGAAAGAAATATTGCTCTTCGTATAGTTATATGTATGCTGCAACAACAAAAAAGAGAACATCCAAAG ataACTATTGATCCACCAACATCGCcagaacaaaatgaatcgtCAGAAAATCAATCTGTGAACTTCGAAGGAAGGCAAAGATCAGACAATGCTTGGCTTCAATATAATTTCGAAACTCGGCCCTTGACTGCTGAGCAATGGGATGAACCCAGATTTATTCATAAGACATATCTAGGATATTACATATGgccaaaaaaaattgaaatgtatGCGCCGACATCTCAACAACCATGTCTAGATCCAAATGTACGAAAATTAACAGAtcatgaaaaagaaattgatcTCTTTTTTAACGATTTGCAAAATATCAAAAAACTCATAAAATTTTATAGTCTTGAAACAAAAAAGGACAATGACAAATTCagttattataaatatcgtcTTTTTAAAGCCCTTTTTCGTAATCATGGAATAGTATTCCTAAAAAATTTTTTGCCACATTTACATGAGTTAGTAAAGGATAAACAAGAAAGTAGTCAAAGGTGTGCAGCCGAGATTATTGCGGGAATCATTAAGGGTTCAAAACATTGGCCATTTAATATGGTTTGTGAAATGTGGGATTCTTTATTACCAGTCATAAAGCTTGCCTTAATTAATATGACACCAGAAACTCTTGAGGACTGGGTCACTTGTTTTTCCACAGCTCAACAATGTAGAGATCCAAATAGACAACATTGGTTACTGGAGCATTTGATGGAAGAAGTTTTTGTTAGTGAATCAGAATCGTCTTTTATTGAATCGGGACGATTGCTTATTTTACAAACAACTCTTACTGAACAACTATGGCGGGTTTTGGAATTACTACAACGTTTGTTGAAACGGGTAGAAGATAGATTATTAGCAAATCCATTTGAAAACGTGAGAGAACGGTTAAGTTCTGTTTTAGTAACGGTGTTCACAAGTTTAAAAACTTCAAACAATCAGTCGGTACCGCAAATACaagatttcttaaataaaataatgccAAAATTACAACCTCTTGTAGATGAAAATGCAACGAAATTCAACAATGATGTAAAAAATCTGCCTGCACATGTATCTATTGTTAAATCGAACGATCTAAAAGAAATAGGAATAaatgaagaagagaaagaaagagcgatTCGATTACTTAAGACAATTTGTAAATGGATTGTAGATATGAATCGTCCATGGTATGGTTTACCGCCAGAATTGTATCAAATATTTCCAATCATCTATCAAATGGAAAATTGCGAAATAGACATAGAATTGAAACAGTCGTGTACATCTGCTTTAACAATATATGCACAAGCATTCACATTGCCATGTAATATGCCAGTAGCTTTAGAAGCAGTAGAGAAAATGTCCAGGCATGTATCTTGGTGGACAAGATCTGCTTGTTTGGAATTCCTTCAAGCTTGGGTACTTTACAACATGTGTACATTTTTAAGTAATCCATCATGGGTTAATTCCGTTAAAgatatagttttacgtttattAGAAGATGAACGAGTTGAAGTAAGAAAAACTGCTGGTGAATTACTTAGCGGATTAGTGCATTGTATGTTTATACCCGAATTAGAATCTTTATTG gATGAATTTAAGAAAAAAGCAAACATTAAATTATGTGAAAAAGAAGCTATGAATAGTAataaggaagaaacaaaaaagaatctAAAAGCTGATGCTTTACGTATTCGTCATGCAGCTATAATAGGAATGTGTGCATTTGTACAAGCTCATCCATATGATATACCAAAATATGTTCCTCCAATTTTTGAACATCTTCGTGCTCATATGAATGATCCACAACCTATACCA ATGACAATTAAAGAGACTTTGGATGATTTTAAAAGAACTCATAATGGCTGGAGGGGTGTGCAGGAGTATATGCAACATTTCACAGAGGAACAGTTATCCATATTGCAAGATTTAATAATGCCACCATCCTATTATGCCTAA